The following coding sequences are from one Paenibacillus tundrae window:
- a CDS encoding ROK family protein codes for MSNYVIGIDLGGTNIKSAIFNMDFHIVHERSDPTEASKGPAHVLSRIQGIVQEMLLLEGIDQSSIKCMGMGIPGLLDPEEGLSIFSPNFPGWENIHVVNVMKEHFEFPVFIDNDVRVNMYGEWLFGAGVGYRNLVLITLGTGLGSGIVNDGKVIYGTTSSAGEIGHMNMFREGRPCRCGSSGCLGRYVSAVGMVRTFTEKLEEGRSSIILQWAGDDGTAITAHMISEAYDLGDALAIEVMHETGTILGFGLANVINLLNPEVVIVGGGMSAAGERLLETVRDTVRKHALALASSACEILQAKLGRQAGMIGAAAYANNKMSL; via the coding sequence ATGAGTAACTATGTTATAGGCATTGACCTCGGTGGAACCAATATTAAGTCTGCAATCTTCAACATGGATTTTCACATCGTTCACGAAAGAAGTGACCCTACAGAAGCAAGCAAGGGACCAGCTCATGTATTGAGTAGAATTCAGGGAATTGTTCAAGAGATGCTGCTGCTTGAAGGCATCGATCAGTCTTCAATTAAGTGTATGGGTATGGGCATTCCAGGATTGCTTGATCCAGAGGAAGGGCTATCTATATTCTCGCCTAACTTTCCGGGTTGGGAGAACATTCATGTGGTGAATGTGATGAAGGAACATTTTGAGTTTCCAGTCTTCATTGATAATGATGTTCGAGTAAATATGTACGGAGAATGGCTCTTCGGTGCAGGCGTTGGCTATCGTAACCTAGTATTAATCACATTAGGTACGGGTCTAGGATCGGGTATTGTGAATGATGGCAAAGTCATCTACGGTACCACGTCTAGTGCTGGCGAAATTGGGCATATGAATATGTTCCGGGAAGGTCGACCTTGTCGATGCGGAAGCTCGGGCTGTTTAGGCAGATATGTGTCTGCGGTAGGTATGGTTAGAACGTTTACTGAGAAGCTTGAGGAAGGTCGATCAAGTATCATCTTGCAATGGGCAGGAGACGATGGGACAGCAATTACTGCCCATATGATTTCGGAGGCCTATGATCTTGGAGATGCTCTTGCGATCGAGGTGATGCATGAAACAGGCACCATTCTTGGATTTGGTCTTGCGAATGTGATCAATTTATTGAATCCTGAAGTCGTTATTGTGGGTGGTGGAATGTCTGCTGCTGGGGAACGTTTGCTGGAAACAGTCCGAGATACCGTTAGAAAACATGCTTTAGCACTTGCTTCCAGTGCTTGTGAGATCCTACAAGCTAAATTAGGTAGACAAGCAGGTATGATCGGTGCGGCTGCGTATGCGAACAATAAGATGTCTTTATAA
- a CDS encoding helix-turn-helix transcriptional regulator, producing the protein MLKLISCGFHTIHHEGIIRNRPNGSGHYTYVFFNSRAEVTLREQTMIVEKNTFILFGPETPHAYREMENPFINDWFHCYGANMTDFLMELNFPLDTPIEASDPLLISRCVMELQTINRLDGSLRERIIDCDLRSFFMKLSDLRERTAPHQLNRYYIRFNELRNELYRSPHQNISVAELASRLNVSKSYFQHIYKQLFGCSVMTDMINGRLEHAKYLLDHSEMSVTEISSSCGYDNDTHFMRQFKKFVGTSPRQYRFRREASYGSPLNQKG; encoded by the coding sequence ATGGATCAGGTCATTACACATATGTATTCTTCAATAGCCGTGCAGAAGTGACGCTACGTGAGCAAACGATGATTGTAGAAAAAAATACATTTATCCTGTTTGGCCCAGAGACGCCTCATGCGTACCGCGAAATGGAGAACCCTTTTATCAATGACTGGTTTCATTGTTATGGTGCGAACATGACTGATTTTCTGATGGAATTGAATTTTCCGCTGGACACTCCGATTGAAGCATCCGATCCGCTGCTCATATCCAGGTGTGTTATGGAGTTACAAACGATTAACCGACTTGATGGTTCACTACGTGAGCGTATCATCGATTGTGACCTCCGATCTTTCTTCATGAAATTGAGTGATCTGCGCGAGCGAACGGCTCCTCATCAACTGAATCGTTATTATATTCGATTCAATGAATTGCGTAACGAACTATACCGCTCACCTCACCAGAATATTTCTGTGGCGGAGCTTGCTTCCCGATTAAATGTAAGTAAATCTTATTTTCAACATATCTATAAGCAGTTATTTGGCTGCTCAGTGATGACGGATATGATTAACGGAAGACTTGAACACGCGAAGTACCTTTTGGATCATAGTGAGATGTCGGTAACTGAAATATCCAGCTCGTGCGGTTATGACAATGACACCCATTTCATGCGTCAGTTCAAGAAATTTGTGGGTACCTCACCACGGCAATACCGGTTTAGACGCGAAGCTAGTTATGGATCGCCTCTAAACCAAAAAGGCTAG
- a CDS encoding MerR family transcriptional regulator: MEFTIKQVAERTQLPASTLRFYDRAGLMPLLKKTEYGTRKYSEMDICWLELVRCLRDSGMPLEDIKAFMLLCLEGSGTSEQRKEMLETHRHNILKQMDMLNCSLGTIDYKLEHYNEIGIFHIDTK; this comes from the coding sequence TTGGAATTTACGATTAAACAAGTCGCGGAACGAACCCAATTACCTGCTTCCACTTTGCGTTTCTATGATCGGGCAGGTCTCATGCCTTTATTGAAGAAGACGGAATATGGTACCCGTAAATATTCTGAGATGGATATATGTTGGCTGGAATTAGTACGTTGCCTAAGGGACAGTGGCATGCCACTTGAGGATATCAAAGCATTTATGCTGCTCTGTCTAGAAGGTTCCGGCACTAGTGAACAGCGGAAGGAAATGTTGGAGACGCATCGGCATAACATTTTGAAACAAATGGACATGTTAAACTGCAGCCTGGGTACCATTGATTACAAGCTAGAGCACTATAATGAGATTGGCATTTTCCATATCGATACCAAATAG
- a CDS encoding aldo/keto reductase family protein: MKYRRLGRSGLKVSEIGLGSWLTYGSATSEEAARACMHKAYKLGINFFDTSNSYPGAEEVMGSTLKQYSRNSYVLATKLFFPQGSGPNDRGLSRKHIVEQCEASLKRLGTDYIDLYQCHRFDSETPVDETLRALDDLQAQGKILYAGVSEWTSAQIAEASGISKRLNLRPLISNQPIYNMFERYIEREGVIEQCEQEGLGLIVFSPLAQGVLTGKYKPGQQIPEGTRAANNQTNGVINSYLREDVLQCTLQLSELANEIGATLSQFALAWILRQPVVSSAIIGSSRPAQIEENLKAVKLELTPDIISETEEILSSISHFAPLR; the protein is encoded by the coding sequence TTGAAATACAGAAGACTTGGTCGAAGTGGATTGAAGGTTAGTGAAATTGGATTGGGAAGCTGGCTAACATACGGATCAGCAACTTCAGAAGAAGCGGCGCGCGCATGTATGCATAAAGCGTATAAACTCGGCATTAATTTTTTCGATACATCGAATTCGTATCCGGGCGCCGAAGAGGTGATGGGAAGCACGCTGAAGCAGTATTCACGCAATAGTTACGTGCTAGCTACGAAGTTGTTTTTCCCGCAGGGATCAGGACCGAATGATCGCGGATTGTCCCGTAAACACATCGTTGAGCAGTGTGAGGCGAGCTTAAAGCGGCTGGGTACAGATTATATTGACTTATATCAATGTCATCGCTTTGATTCCGAAACTCCTGTTGACGAAACACTTCGAGCATTGGATGATCTGCAAGCGCAAGGCAAAATTTTGTATGCAGGTGTCAGTGAGTGGACGTCCGCACAGATTGCAGAGGCATCAGGGATTAGCAAACGTCTGAATTTACGTCCGTTAATTTCCAATCAGCCGATCTACAATATGTTTGAACGCTATATTGAGAGAGAAGGAGTCATTGAGCAATGCGAGCAGGAAGGGCTGGGGCTCATCGTATTCTCTCCACTGGCACAGGGTGTGCTCACCGGTAAATATAAACCGGGACAGCAGATTCCTGAAGGTACACGGGCTGCGAATAATCAAACGAATGGCGTCATCAACAGCTATTTGCGTGAGGATGTGCTTCAATGTACGTTACAGCTGTCGGAACTTGCTAATGAAATTGGAGCAACATTGTCCCAATTCGCATTGGCGTGGATTCTACGTCAACCCGTGGTAAGTTCTGCCATCATTGGCTCTAGCAGACCGGCGCAGATTGAAGAGAATCTCAAAGCGGTTAAACTTGAGCTTACCCCTGATATAATCTCGGAAACGGAAGAAATTCTGTCTTCCATCAGCCATTTTGCGCCACTGCGATAA
- a CDS encoding CotH kinase family protein — translation MMNHKWRSIVAVTLISGMILSACSSEVVSNTTDTNTESKVTDVNTQTVGYAQEINKTEVMSFSIDVDEDAWQEMLDTATEENYIKANVTINGTTIENVGIRAKGNSSLRQVAEDDTTDRYSFKIKFDEYVKDQTWMGLDKIVVNNMISDSSYMKEYLSYDIMDYIGVDAPLFAFADIHVNGETWGLYLAVEDIDSGYLARAKNDEGELYKPNNDDNMGGGAGGMMNPGNFEGNAPEQGDSGMMGDRQPPEGMEPPSDMTSGTDSDPQSADAREGRGMGPGGGGGVGMNGGTNGVSLVYTDDEVSSYSAIFDNAKTKTTEEDQKRVIEALKNLNAGTDLEKYVDVDAVLRYFAAHTVVVNMDSYTSNMGHNYYLYENDGQISMLPWDYNMAFGGFQAGTASDVVNLAIDTPISGVTMEERPILNQLLEVPEYKEKYHEYLQEIVDGYFANGKFEETVENLNTMIADYVKQDPTAFVSYDAYEEAVAELIKLGTLRAESIQGQLDGSIPATTDEQKASSDTLIDASSIDLTKLGESAGGRGMNGRDRRTEENSPSSSETSSQ, via the coding sequence ATGATGAATCATAAGTGGAGAAGTATAGTAGCAGTAACGTTAATCTCTGGAATGATCTTATCTGCTTGCAGCAGTGAAGTTGTGAGCAATACTACAGATACGAATACGGAGAGTAAAGTCACTGATGTAAATACTCAAACTGTAGGCTATGCACAGGAGATCAATAAAACGGAGGTCATGTCCTTCTCCATTGATGTAGACGAAGATGCTTGGCAAGAAATGCTTGATACAGCAACGGAAGAGAATTATATCAAAGCCAATGTCACGATCAACGGAACAACTATTGAAAACGTAGGCATTCGAGCGAAAGGGAATTCGAGCTTAAGGCAAGTTGCTGAAGATGATACGACAGACCGTTATAGCTTCAAAATTAAATTTGACGAGTATGTCAAAGATCAGACTTGGATGGGACTCGACAAAATAGTGGTTAACAACATGATTTCAGATAGTAGCTATATGAAAGAGTATCTAAGCTATGACATTATGGATTATATCGGCGTTGATGCTCCACTATTTGCTTTTGCTGACATCCATGTTAACGGGGAAACGTGGGGGTTATACCTAGCTGTTGAAGACATCGACAGTGGATATCTCGCTCGTGCAAAAAATGATGAGGGAGAACTCTACAAACCTAACAATGACGATAATATGGGTGGTGGAGCAGGTGGAATGATGAACCCAGGTAACTTTGAGGGGAATGCACCTGAACAGGGCGATAGCGGAATGATGGGAGATAGACAACCTCCAGAAGGTATGGAACCACCAAGTGATATGACATCAGGTACAGACTCAGATCCGCAATCCGCTGATGCTCGTGAAGGTCGTGGCATGGGGCCTGGTGGAGGTGGCGGCGTAGGAATGAACGGAGGAACCAATGGTGTTTCATTAGTGTATACCGATGACGAAGTATCTAGTTACTCTGCCATCTTCGATAACGCCAAGACAAAAACGACCGAGGAAGATCAAAAACGGGTCATCGAAGCACTTAAAAATCTGAATGCGGGTACGGATTTGGAGAAATATGTTGATGTCGATGCTGTTCTTCGATATTTTGCGGCTCATACCGTAGTCGTCAATATGGATAGCTATACTTCTAACATGGGTCATAACTATTATTTGTACGAGAATGATGGACAGATTAGCATGCTGCCATGGGATTACAATATGGCTTTTGGAGGATTCCAGGCGGGTACGGCTTCTGATGTGGTTAATCTAGCAATTGACACACCAATTTCTGGTGTAACAATGGAGGAACGTCCGATTCTTAATCAATTGCTTGAAGTACCGGAATATAAGGAAAAGTATCATGAATATTTACAGGAAATTGTAGATGGTTATTTTGCAAATGGTAAATTCGAGGAAACGGTAGAAAATCTCAATACGATGATTGCAGATTATGTTAAACAAGATCCAACGGCATTTGTATCATACGATGCATATGAAGAGGCTGTCGCTGAACTGATCAAGTTGGGCACATTACGTGCAGAGAGTATACAAGGCCAACTAGATGGATCGATACCTGCTACAACAGATGAGCAAAAAGCGAGTTCCGATACTCTGATTGATGCATCCTCTATTGATTTGACCAAATTAGGTGAGAGTGCAGGAGGCAGAGGTATGAACGGCAGAGATCGACGTACGGAAGAGAATAGCCCATCTTCGTCAGAAACGTCTTCTCAATAA